Genomic window (Candidatus Fokinia cryptica):
AACATCTTATATCTCTATGAATGGAGATAGTTGGCAGATGGAAAATGAGCTCTTAGCGAAGGAAGTGGATTCACTCGTAAAAAAAATAAAAGAAAAGTATGAATTGTATGGCATTAAAGATATCCCTAAGGTATTTGTAAAATCTGATAATGGCACGTTTGGTAGAGCGAATATTGCGGTATTCTCTGGTGATGATATAAGAAAACTTAATAAAAAGAATAGAGATGAACTTTACAGAAAGGGTGTGAAAAATAACTTTGTGATACAAGAGTGTATCTACAGTGCTTTGTGTTATGAAGATGAAATGCTATTTATTTCATCATCAATACAAAAGCATATTTCTTGCGAGCGTATGCTGTACGTTGTAGGAGGTCAACATTGTTCAACTTTACTGAGGATGCATACGCAAAAAGGGAATGGCGATAATTTAAACGCTCCCGGAATGTTCGTCTCAAATGTAGAGCATGCACTCTATAATAATCCTTTAGAAAATCTTATAATGCGTCTTACTACTCTAGCCACTATGGAAGAGTTGTATTGTCTGTGTTAAACTTCGTAGTGTGGAAAAATTTAGTTTACAAGAATGATATTAGTACCGTTGAACTATTGGTTTTCGAATCTAATTTGGTTGTGTGTTTCTTTTGGTCTTTTGTTTTTATTTTGTCATTTTTTGTTTGTTCCGAAATTAATGTATAGGAAGCAACAAAGAGTAGATGTACTGAAATCTAATGTTGCTTTAATAAGTAAAGTTGAAAAAGAGATAGAGCTTATACAAGTTCAGGTGGAGCAAGAATTACATGCTACCTCTCAGAGATGTAGGGATATAAATGCTAATGCTATTACGAAAGCAAGAAACATAGTAGAATCTGCTCGATCTAAATTTAAACAGCAGTATAGAGAGTATTACGTTAAAATGAATTCAGAATTAATGGTAGATAGTGTGGATTTACAAGAGTTAGTTGATGAGTTAGTAGGAGACGTACACTCAAAAATTATAGAAGAATATCGTCTTAAGTCACATCTCTAGTTTTTTAGCTTTAAAATTACTGCACCATATTGCAGCGCAGAAATATGTAGTGCCAACAGCTGTAAAGACTGATGATAATATTCCTACGATAATGGTGACAGCAAATCCTCTCAGTGCGCTCATTCCAAATATGTACAAAGCTAGAGCGGCAATGATTGTTGTAATATTTGCATCAAGTATAGTTCTCATTACCTGAGAATAAGATTTCTTCATTGTGGCGATGATGTGCTTTTTGGAGATATTACCTTCTTCTATTCTGATATGGCGTAATTCTTCTTTTATTTTCTCAAAGATCAAAATGTTTGCATCAACTGCCATTCCTAAAGTTAGTACGATTCCAGCAATTCCTGGTAACGTAAGTGTAGCATTCATAAGAGATACGATGCCGATTATGATGATAAGGTTTAATAGCAAGCTTATGTTAGTGAAAACTCCCCATATTCTATAAAAGATCAGCATAAAAGTTATAATGCATAGCAAAGCTATTACAGTTGCAATACTGCCAGAATGTACGGATGATTCACCTAATGTAGGACCTATCACTTTTTCTTCCACTATTGTCAATGCTACTGGGAGACTTCCCGAGCGTAACATAGAAGCGAGTTCACTTGCACTTTCTAATGAAAATGAACCTGATATTATACCACTCCCTCCACGTATAGGTTCTCTTATTGACGGAGCACTAATAATTTTATTATCGATAATAATTCCTAAATATTTTCCTACATTTTTAGAGGTATATGTGCCAAATTTTTTAGCTCCTTCTGCATTAAGAGAGAATGATACGACATATTCACCAATGTGATTTAATGCCCTAGCATCTACTATCATAGAGCCATCTATTATAGAACGCTTATAAACATATAATTTTTGGGATTTTTGTTCTGGATTAGTATGTAAAAGAGGTAGTGCTTCCATAGAAGTACTATATGCTTTTTGTTTATCAGGTAAAACGATTTCTTTTAATTCGAGTTTAGCAGTTGTACCGAGTAATCTCTTAATACTCTGTATATCATAAATTCCCGGTATGTTTAGTAATATTTTATTTTCCTGAAATTTTATTACCTCTATTTCTTTTGTGCCGGATTCATCTACTCTTTTTTTTATGATTTCTATAACTCTCTCTATTAATGATGTAGTGATTATTTGATCATGCTTCTCTGTAAGAGCTACATTAATATTATTTTCTTCTTTTGTTACGGCTACACATTGTGAGCACGTAGTTTTTTCAAGAGCCGAAATTAATTCTTCTAATTCTTTATTGTTTAATTTAGCACCTGCGATTTGCAATATGTTGTCTCGTATATCAATGCCAGAGTAACGTATATTACTTTTATGCAAAAAAGATTCAATATCCGGACTTTTAGATTCGAGAGTAGCTTTTATATACGATTTGATATCAAGTTCCGTTATAATAGAAATACCTCCCTTTAAATCTAATCCCATTGTTATTGGCGTAGTGATAAAGTGCTGTCTATTATATTCGATACCTTTAGCGTTTAAAAATGTAGGAGTTGCACAGTATGCGAAGAAAAAACATATAAAACAGTAAAGTATTAATAGTCCTTTAGAATAATTCATTTTTACAGATCAAAAATTCACTTTAGATACATATATCGACCAATTATCTTTAGTATTCTGCAATTTTTTTGCATTCAACAAGGCTTCTCTTTTATTCTTAAACAATCCGAAGCATGCAGAACCACTACCGGTCATACTGTAATATATAGCTGAAGTTGAAGCAATTATCCTTAATATATACGATATTTCAGGATATAAAAGAATTGCTGTGTTCTCAAGATCGTTGCCAATATTAAATATAAGATCCCTTCTTAACTCCGGTATACTACTCATATCAAGAATTTTTTCATTATGTATTTTTTCTGTTTTTGTTAGTGAGAAATTATGATATACGTAGCTCGTGTTACAGCTAAAATTTGGAAAAACTATAACAGCATAATAGTGGTAATACGGTCTAAGTTTAAGTAATCGTTCTCCTTTATGAGTTCCTAATGCACATTGATAATTATGTGTGAAAAAGGCTACATCTACTCCTATCTTATTACTGATCGATACTATATCTTCAATGCTTAGATTTTTCAGATGATAGTATAGGAAACGCATTATTGTTCCTACGTTTGAAGAACCTCCACCCATACCTGAGCCGATAGGGATCTTTTTATTGATCTTAATTTTCATTCTAGATATTTGCTCGATTGAGTGATGTCGTATTCCATATCGTATTTTTAGTAATTTCAATATTTCCATCACTCCATCTAGTACAAGATTGTGCTGTATCGTGTCTATGCTTTGTCCAGTATTTGAAACCATACTAATGCTAGAAGAAGAAAATTCATTTTGTGTTTTGTCGAATGTTATGGTTATCGTATCATGCAGGTTAATTTTTGTGAGTATTGTGCATACTTCGTGATATTCATCTGGTAATATGTCATGAATCTTGAGGAAAAGATTCAATTTTGCATATGATTTTACTATATATTCTTTTGTTATATCCATTGTTAATATCTGATGCTTAATAAGTATGATGTAGCAATTGTCGGGGGAGGCATTACTGGTATGGTATTGGCTCATACATTAGCCCGTCACGATATGCGTGTGATTTTTGTGATTGATAGTACAGATCTTACTTTGCAGCAAGCACAATCAGAACAGGAGAAGCAAAATGATAGAGCATTTGCTCTTTCTCATAATACGATATCATTCCTTCTAAGATGTGGACTTTTAGATGAATGCGATATAAATGAAGAAAAGCGAATTGATGATATACTAGTGATAGATGAAAGTGGAAAAGAATTAGTATCAATATCGAAAGCTGATAATGCAAATAATAGCATAGGATGTATGTTCTCAGAGCTAAAGCTCAGAGCAACAATTGCAAATAAGTTGAAGACAGTTCTACATAATATAGAGCTATTATTTGTTACTTCTATTGATGAACTCTACGTTGATGAAGAAATAGTATTTATGAGTTGTGTCTCTAATGGACAAAAAATTGAGTTCAAGGCTAAACTTTTAGTTGCTGCTGACGGTAAAGATTCATTTGTTAGAAAACATTTTAATATTCCTTCATATGAAAGAAGTTACGAGCAAGTAGCTATGTGCTTCAATATACGTCATCCATATAATATTAAAAATATGGCAGTGGAGAAGTTTAGTACTCACTCTACTATTGCGCTATTGCCGTATAATTCTCCATATGAATCATCAGTAGTATGGATATTAAAAAATCAGAATGCAGAGAAACTTAATGCAATGTCGAATGATGAGTTGGAGAAAATACTAACTCTTGAGTTATATGATTTATGTGGAAGTGTAGAGATAATTTCAAATATACAATCGTATAAATTAGTAGAGAAAAAGATAAGAAAATTATATCACACTAGAACTGCTTTTATAGGGGATGCAGGTCATGTGATACATCCTTTAGTAGGGCTTGGTCTTAATCTTGGATTGCACGATGTAATAAGTTTGGTTCAGTTGATATTGAGATATAATACAGCACAGATTGATATTGGCTCGATGACTTTGTTAGAACAGTATCATTGCGAGAGAAGATTGCAGGTTAATTCAGTATCATTTATGACGAATGCCATGCACTACATGGGAGTACAAAGTAATAGCAAATTTGTACGTAATATGATTAAAATAGGGATGAATGCATTCAATTATATTGATCCCTTAAAAAGGAAAATTATTCAAAGTATATAGTCAATTTGTAATTCAAATAATGAAACATAATAAATTTGTAGATTCTATATTAAAACCACTATTAATAGCTCTTCTACTATCTTCTATTATAAGAAATTTTATATTTGAGAATTTCGAGATACCAAGTTCTTCTATGGTACCTTCTCTATTGGTAGGTGATGTCGTTTTGGTGAATAAATTTTCTTATGGATATGGCAATTATTCAAGTTGGATTAATCCGCAGTTACATCACAGGATATTTG
Coding sequences:
- a CDS encoding FAD-dependent monooxygenase, giving the protein MLNKYDVAIVGGGITGMVLAHTLARHDMRVIFVIDSTDLTLQQAQSEQEKQNDRAFALSHNTISFLLRCGLLDECDINEEKRIDDILVIDESGKELVSISKADNANNSIGCMFSELKLRATIANKLKTVLHNIELLFVTSIDELYVDEEIVFMSCVSNGQKIEFKAKLLVAADGKDSFVRKHFNIPSYERSYEQVAMCFNIRHPYNIKNMAVEKFSTHSTIALLPYNSPYESSVVWILKNQNAEKLNAMSNDELEKILTLELYDLCGSVEIISNIQSYKLVEKKIRKLYHTRTAFIGDAGHVIHPLVGLGLNLGLHDVISLVQLILRYNTAQIDIGSMTLLEQYHCERRLQVNSVSFMTNAMHYMGVQSNSKFVRNMIKIGMNAFNYIDPLKRKIIQSI
- the ispE gene encoding 4-(cytidine 5'-diphospho)-2-C-methyl-D-erythritol kinase; translation: MDITKEYIVKSYAKLNLFLKIHDILPDEYHEVCTILTKINLHDTITITFDKTQNEFSSSSISMVSNTGQSIDTIQHNLVLDGVMEILKLLKIRYGIRHHSIEQISRMKIKINKKIPIGSGMGGGSSNVGTIMRFLYYHLKNLSIEDIVSISNKIGVDVAFFTHNYQCALGTHKGERLLKLRPYYHYYAVIVFPNFSCNTSYVYHNFSLTKTEKIHNEKILDMSSIPELRRDLIFNIGNDLENTAILLYPEISYILRIIASTSAIYYSMTGSGSACFGLFKNKREALLNAKKLQNTKDNWSIYVSKVNF
- the secD gene encoding protein translocase subunit SecD, whose protein sequence is MNYSKGLLILYCFICFFFAYCATPTFLNAKGIEYNRQHFITTPITMGLDLKGGISIITELDIKSYIKATLESKSPDIESFLHKSNIRYSGIDIRDNILQIAGAKLNNKELEELISALEKTTCSQCVAVTKEENNINVALTEKHDQIITTSLIERVIEIIKKRVDESGTKEIEVIKFQENKILLNIPGIYDIQSIKRLLGTTAKLELKEIVLPDKQKAYSTSMEALPLLHTNPEQKSQKLYVYKRSIIDGSMIVDARALNHIGEYVVSFSLNAEGAKKFGTYTSKNVGKYLGIIIDNKIISAPSIREPIRGGSGIISGSFSLESASELASMLRSGSLPVALTIVEEKVIGPTLGESSVHSGSIATVIALLCIITFMLIFYRIWGVFTNISLLLNLIIIIGIVSLMNATLTLPGIAGIVLTLGMAVDANILIFEKIKEELRHIRIEEGNISKKHIIATMKKSYSQVMRTILDANITTIIAALALYIFGMSALRGFAVTIIVGILSSVFTAVGTTYFCAAIWCSNFKAKKLEM